From the genome of Chroococcidiopsis sp. TS-821:
AATTCTTTCCGCTTTCCCAATGACCAGTGACCAATTACCAGTTCTGTTCGTCTACTTCCATCAAAAGAAGGAATCGGAGACTTTCCTAATAACCAATGACCAATTACCAATTACCAGCCCTTAAATTATGTTTATTTTCACCACTTACTTCAGTAGAGTTGTTTATGCTTGCACTTCGCGTAAAAATCTTGGTTCTAGGATATTACTCAAATCGGGGGCTTGAGGAATTTGTTTTTGGGAAACGAGAAATTGTGACAAGTCGTTCATGTGGTCGAGTAAATACATATCACTTTGGGGATTACCCAGCATTTCTAAGTTCGTTGGTAAATCGATGAGTCTGACGCCTTTGAGTTGTTCTTCGACTTCTTGGGGTGTGAGTTGCAAGCGTTTACCTGCGATCGCTAGTGCTTCATCGCGGTTTGTTTCCATAAATTCGCGCGCCTGCAAAATTCCTCGAATAAAACCTGTCACAGCGTTGGGGTTTGCTTCGATGAACCTCGTACCAAATAAATACACATCCACAATCGCGGTTGGCATTTTAGAAGTATCGTAAATAATTCTGCCGTCTGGCTGCGCTTGATCGGCTTTTTGCAAGAATGGTGAATAAGTCACCGCAATCTCGGTTCTTCCTGCTTGATACGCCGCCGCTGCTGCATCAGGAGTGACGTTTATCAGTTTGACATCATCACCACTCAAGCCTGCTTCTTTCAATACTTGAAGTAAGAAGAAATGACTGACTCCGCCAACTTCGACAGCAACTTCTTTGCCTTTAAAGTCAGCAATACTAGTAATACTATTACGCGCTAAAATTCCATCGCCGCCTAGCGAGTTATCCGCTGCCATAATAATGCGATAGTCTACGCCTTTAGCAGCTAAAGATACAGCTTCAGAAGTAACGACGGCTTGACTGTCAAGTCGTCCTGCGCCAAAAGCCGCCATCGCATCGGTAGCTGAACTAAAATCTCTAAAATTGAGGTTTAACCCGTTTTCTTGAAAAAAGCCTTTCTCTAATGCAATATACAAAGGCGTATAACCAATCCACAGCGTACTTCCTGACGTCGCCGAAACTTGGTTTGTCGTAGATGATGTGTTAGATAGCGTTCCTGATTGCTGAGTACACGCGTGTAGCGCCAAACTTCCTGCAAATCCTGTGAATAATGACAATGCTTGACGGCGCGTCCAATGCGAATGATTACTCATACTCATGAGTATCTCTATCCCTAAATTGCTCTATCGCACCATTAAGCGATTTATTTTGGTGAAAAAATGTTAATAAAAATACAATTTGCCTAGTTATAATTCTATAACTTTTTAGGTATCTATTAGTAGCATCTACGAATTAGCAGACAAATTGCTGCTTTATTAAACTACTTGCAATGAAAAAACTTAGGCTATTATTTACACTTTCACTAGCAGCAATCGTTGCTTTAATTATCGTCGTCAGTGATAGCATAAATAACAAACTTGCTGCTCAATCACAATACGCTGGGCGCACTTTGGTGATGGTAACATCAGCCGATTACCCGCCTTACGAGTTTAGAGATACAGCCGCCGGTAGTGAAATCATTGGTTTTGATATTGACATTGCCAATTATATTGCCCGCGAACTAGGGTTTGAATTAAAAATTCAAGATACAGACTTTAATGGTATAATTCCAGCGCTACAATCGCAAAGAGCAGATTTTGCGATGGCGGGAATGACACCAACAGAGGAACGCCGACAAAATGTAGATTTTTCTGATATTTATTACGAAGCGAAGAATACAATTGTTGCACTTCAAGGTAGTAATTTACGAGAACCTGAAGATTTAGCAGGCAAAAGAGTCGGCGTTCAACTCGGTTCGATTCAAGAAACGACAGCAAGAGAATTTGAAAATGTTACTGTTGTACCGCTGAATCGCACTGGTGAGATCATTCAAGAAGTCAAGGCAAGACGTGTTGATGCAGCAATTATTGAAGATACGATCGCTAGAGGTTTTGTTGCAAATAACCCTGACTTAGAATTTAACACGATTGATGCGGGCGAAGGCGGTTCGGCGATCGCATTTCCTCGCGGTTCTCCTTTGGTTGATGACTTTAACCGCGTCTTGCGACAAATGCAAAGCAGTGGAGAAATGGAAAGGTTAGTCAACAAGTGGTTTGGCGGCGAACCTGAAACAACTGCAACAGCGAATGATTCTCCATTTTCTTTTGCCCAAATCGCGCCGAGTATTCCCTTTATTTTACGCGGCATTTTAATAACATTACAGTTCACTGCTTTATCCGCAATTTTTGGGTTTATTTGGGGAACAATTCTTTCCCTATTTAAAATCTCCACTTTTAAACCATTAGTTTGGTTTGCAACGGCTTACACGTCAATTTTTCGCGGTACGCCGTTACTGTTGCAAATTGCTTTAGTTTACTACGCCACGCCCCAAATTACTGGATACAACATTCCTGCACTATTAGCTGGGGTAATTACATTTACCCTTAATTCGGGTGCGTATATTTCTGAAACAATTCGCGGTGGTATTCTGGCAGTTGATAAAGGACAACGCGAGGCAGCGCTTTCTTTAGGTGTTCCTTATCAACCAATGATGTTAGATATTATCCTACCTCAGGCAATCAAAAATATTTTGCCTGCATTGGTAAACGAAAGTATCGCGTTACTGAAAGATTCAGCTTTAGTTTCGACAATCGGTGTAGCAGATTTATTGCGTCGCGCTCAAATTGTTGGTGCAGAAAGGTATATATACTTTGAACCGCTGATCGTAGCTGGCGTTATTTACTACTTGATGGTAATGAGTTTAACTTGGGGGGGCTATGCGCTTGAAAGAAGATTACAACGTAGCAGTTGATGTTGCGGTTGATGTAGAAGATTTACATAAATCCTTTGGCAATCTAAAAGTTTTACGCGGCATTTCTACTAAAGTTAATAAAGGCGAAGTTGTTGCCATTATTGGTCCTAGTGGTTCAGGAAAATCAACTTTCTTGCGCTGCATGAATTTATTAGAAACACCAACATCAGGGAAGATTTACATTGATGGTGTCGATATTACATCGCGCAAATGCGATATCATGAAAGTTCGCCAAAATGTAGGAATGGTGTTTCAGCACTTTCATTTGTTTCCGCACATGACGGTGCTAGAAAATGTCACGTATGCGCCTACTAAAGTTAAGCACGTTGATAAAGAGGTGGCGCGACAAGAAGCGCTGGATTTACTCACTAAAGTAGGATTAGCAGAGAAAGCAAATGTTTATCCTGCTAAACTATCAGGAGGACAAAAACAACGTGTCGCGATCGCGCGGTCTTTAGCAATGAAACCGCAAGTAATGCTATTTGATGAACCAACTTCTGCACTCGATCCTGAAATGGTGAAAGAAGTGTTAGAGGTGATGAAAGACTTAACGCAAACAGGCATTACAATGGCAATTGTAACGCATGAAATGGGCTTTGCCAGAGAAGTCGCGCACCGAATTTTATTTCTAGATGAAGGGCGTTTAGCTGAAGATGCAACTCCGAAGCAGTTTTTTAGCAATCCGCAGTGCGATCGCGCGAAACAATTTCTCGAAAAAATGCTGTAAACCAGGTTAGTATATTTCTCGTGCTAGCTTGGAAATGAAACAAGTTAACTGCAAAGTAGGGAGTTGAAAATGCAAACTCAACAACATTACTACACTCCCGAAGAATATTTGGCACAAGAGGAAGTTGCAGCGTTTCGCAGCGAATACCGCGATGGAGAAATTGTGCCGATGACGGGTGGGTCGATTAACCATAATCAGATTGCAGGAAACGTTTATGCTTTTTTGAAGTTTATGCTTCGCCAAACTGATTTCAAGCCATATATTGGCGACCTGCGGTTATGGATTCCTCGTTATCGGCAGTATACTTATCCTGATGTATTTTTAATACAAGGTCAACCTATTTTTCAAGACCAACGTACAGATGTAATATTGAATCCTTGCTTTATCGTTGAAGTCTTATCCAAATCAACAAAAGATCGCGACAGAACTGATAAATTTCGCTATTATCGTTCCATACCAGAGTTTCAAGAATATATACTAATTAATCAATACGAGATTGAAATTGAGCAATATCTAAAATCCGATCGAGATTCTTGGCTATTTCGCGCTTATGAATCTGATACAGAAAAAATCTTTTTTGCTTCAATCAATGTAGAAATGACAATTGCAGAAATCTACGAAAACGTTAACTTTAATTTAGCAGATACACAAGGGTAAGATATCATCAGGCGTACTAGCTTAGTGCATAAATTCGCAGCTAAACAAATAAAGTCCACCTGCGTGGACTTGCTTATAAAAATATGTAGCCCTGAATTCAATCGGAGGGCTTAAATGTCGAGTTCTGTAAGATTTAGGCGCGAACCGTAAGTCTCGATAAATTCACGACGAGGCGCAACGCGATCGCCCATCAAAATTGTGAAAATGCGATCGGCTTCCGCAGCGTCTTCGATTTCTACTTGTTTCATCGTGCGCGTTTCTGGGTTCATGGTTGTTTCCCAGAGTTGTTCGGGCATCATTTCGCCTAAACCTTTGAAGCGTTGAATTGTATAGTTAGCATTATCGGGGAACTCGTGCTGAATGAGATTTTGAAGTTCGCGATCGCTATAGCAGTAGTAATGATTGCGCCCGCGTTCGACTTTATACAGCGGCGGACACGCAATATAAATGTAACCTTGATCGATCAGTTCGCGTTGATAGCGGTAGAAGAACGTGAGTAATAAGGTTCTAATATGCGCGCCGTCTACGTCGGCGTCAGTCATAATCACAATGCGGTGGTAGCGCAACTGCGAAGCATCAAACTCTTCGCCTTTGACACCTAATCCGAGGGCTGTAATTAAAGCTTGGATTTCGGTGTTTTTGTAGATTTTGGCGTCGTCAGTTTTCTCAATATTGAGGATTTTACCGCGTAAGGGGAGGATGGCTTGGAAGCGGCGATCGCGTCCTTGTTTGGCACTTCCACCTGCTGAATCTCCTTCAACGATGAAGATTTCTGATTCGCTGGCGTCTCTAGAACTGCAATCGGCTAATTTACCAGGTAAGGGTGAAGATTCTAAAACTGACTTGCGGC
Proteins encoded in this window:
- a CDS encoding ABC transporter substrate-binding protein is translated as MSMSNHSHWTRRQALSLFTGFAGSLALHACTQQSGTLSNTSSTTNQVSATSGSTLWIGYTPLYIALEKGFFQENGLNLNFRDFSSATDAMAAFGAGRLDSQAVVTSEAVSLAAKGVDYRIIMAADNSLGGDGILARNSITSIADFKGKEVAVEVGGVSHFFLLQVLKEAGLSGDDVKLINVTPDAAAAAYQAGRTEIAVTYSPFLQKADQAQPDGRIIYDTSKMPTAIVDVYLFGTRFIEANPNAVTGFIRGILQAREFMETNRDEALAIAGKRLQLTPQEVEEQLKGVRLIDLPTNLEMLGNPQSDMYLLDHMNDLSQFLVSQKQIPQAPDLSNILEPRFLREVQA
- a CDS encoding ABC transporter substrate-binding protein/permease, coding for MKKLRLLFTLSLAAIVALIIVVSDSINNKLAAQSQYAGRTLVMVTSADYPPYEFRDTAAGSEIIGFDIDIANYIARELGFELKIQDTDFNGIIPALQSQRADFAMAGMTPTEERRQNVDFSDIYYEAKNTIVALQGSNLREPEDLAGKRVGVQLGSIQETTAREFENVTVVPLNRTGEIIQEVKARRVDAAIIEDTIARGFVANNPDLEFNTIDAGEGGSAIAFPRGSPLVDDFNRVLRQMQSSGEMERLVNKWFGGEPETTATANDSPFSFAQIAPSIPFILRGILITLQFTALSAIFGFIWGTILSLFKISTFKPLVWFATAYTSIFRGTPLLLQIALVYYATPQITGYNIPALLAGVITFTLNSGAYISETIRGGILAVDKGQREAALSLGVPYQPMMLDIILPQAIKNILPALVNESIALLKDSALVSTIGVADLLRRAQIVGAERYIYFEPLIVAGVIYYLMVMSLTWGGYALERRLQRSS
- a CDS encoding amino acid ABC transporter ATP-binding protein, giving the protein MRLKEDYNVAVDVAVDVEDLHKSFGNLKVLRGISTKVNKGEVVAIIGPSGSGKSTFLRCMNLLETPTSGKIYIDGVDITSRKCDIMKVRQNVGMVFQHFHLFPHMTVLENVTYAPTKVKHVDKEVARQEALDLLTKVGLAEKANVYPAKLSGGQKQRVAIARSLAMKPQVMLFDEPTSALDPEMVKEVLEVMKDLTQTGITMAIVTHEMGFAREVAHRILFLDEGRLAEDATPKQFFSNPQCDRAKQFLEKML
- a CDS encoding Uma2 family endonuclease, translated to MQTQQHYYTPEEYLAQEEVAAFRSEYRDGEIVPMTGGSINHNQIAGNVYAFLKFMLRQTDFKPYIGDLRLWIPRYRQYTYPDVFLIQGQPIFQDQRTDVILNPCFIVEVLSKSTKDRDRTDKFRYYRSIPEFQEYILINQYEIEIEQYLKSDRDSWLFRAYESDTEKIFFASINVEMTIAEIYENVNFNLADTQG